The Xiphophorus hellerii strain 12219 chromosome 7, Xiphophorus_hellerii-4.1, whole genome shotgun sequence nucleotide sequence TTGTCAGGATCAGTAAGGTGCGGTTGGAGCGtgcttgagttttttttttttttttttttcttgtccaaACGTAGggttcatttcatattttaaaacaggCAACACTTGTAGtgctgacttaaaaaaaactccctAAATATTCAGTTACACAAGAACATGGGAACTTTGTAGTATGGGAACAAAGTCAAGTCTACTTGATGAGACAGATCATCAAGTTATGTAATACTGGGAAAATAACTTTTGGCTCTAGGGTTTATCACAAATACTAAAATCAATAGGTCAAAACTAAAAATGTCTCTACAGGGATGTTTTTACCACTGTGAAACTGAATCAAAGCAATGAACAGGAGCTAAATGTAATATTCTGGAAAAACCTGTTGTATGATGTTATTTGTTTATCGGTTTATTTATGAGGATCATAATGGAGGATCAAATTAAACAAGAATTTCAGATCTGTTCATATTTTTTAGAGATTTGGGTCATGAGTGGAATCTGGCAATTTTTAGTACTAGACATCCTGCAATAACTGAACTTGAAGTTTTCTGATCAGTGATTTGTGGCAGTTTGtgcttaaaaaacatttttctctctggaCATTGTTTCTAATTAAAGGGggcccaaaagaaaaacaataaaatctaatgTAGGATTAGTAAATAAAGCTAGGCACAACTCTATGTTCTTTTggtatttttcagaaatatcaaTTAATGTAAGCTGTAGTAGCCCAAAACTGACACAAatttttgcacacacacatttgcgCACAAGCACTAAATGTATTGCACAATCCTTTGCCCTTGTCTTCCATTGTATCTCCCATTGGTAGTCAGCAGCAGCCAGCAATGTGCCTCTGACACTCCTTTTCTCCTCAGGGACAGCTTGAAACCAGACCAtcctgtttagttttttttctctgatttgactCAGTCTTCTTCATTCTTGGTACCAGATCATCCTATTCTGTACATTACTGCACATTACAATATTATTATACCCccttaaacatttaatgtatattattaaatttgttttatcaCATCAGCACAAAAACTTTAAACCATTAGAATTATTCAACCTTTCGGCCATTTGGAGTTCTCTAACCTAAATCAAATGACATTATATGTTCATGCAATAAAAAGACTACTTTGTGAGATAATGTAAATGATTCTTGTAATCATCGCATGATCACATCATATTACGGACTCAGCAGGTCAAAAGAAtcacatatttaaatttttacagaAGTGGCTATAAAGCAAGAGGAAGATCTGGTGGAAGATGGTGACAACAGCAGCACAGCACCTGAAGAAATGGGTCACCCAGGAGATGAAGGAGCAACACCGGAGGAATCTACGACTAGCAGCCCACACAATGGACAAGATGGGTCGGGACCAAATGCACCATCAGATGCAGGGATTCGACAGCAAAATGGTATGCATTATTTCTAAATGGAATAAAAGCATTTGCATATACGGATGTGTGATAtgattcagatgtttttataaaaaaatttaggTTTCGGCAGGAGATTTTGTAGTTAACTTGTGACAGTGAGTCATATgccttttcttttatatattttttttgttcctcgACAGTGGGTggagttttctttcttcttttttttttctgaacacaacagttttgctttgaaatgattagcaaggaaaaaaaaaatccttggaATCTTCCGCAACCTGTTTCCAACTGACGCCATGACTCCTCTGGTTGTCATCGCACTTAAATCAGATTTCTCTATTTCCAACTGGCTTCTGATCAAAAGATCTACATCTAGCACAAGACAATGTATTGACCACGCCAAACAGTTTCGTCAAATACATGTGTAACATTTACCctgttaaaagcaaaaataggcATTTATGCtctaagaaaactaaaacatgttaatgacaaatttctgaatgaatcaaaacaaagtgctttttatgtttgcaaTGAGTCAGCTAACACCAGCTTATGGCTGTCTTTGTATTGTCCACTCCTTCATTAGATATTGCTCTAATTCAGGGTTTGAACAGTTCTCGTCTCTTTGGTTTTTGCtagagaatatttttaaatatcaggaGCAATTTTGGAAATCTAAACTTAAAAGCTTTAAACAtctttgctgttttaaacatcaaacagcaaagatgtttaaatttaagGTATAAATTACGACATAATAAATTAGGAAAAGTGTAATAGGTAAATAAATGAGTGTTGAAATTCTGAATTAATGAAACAGgaaacaatttaattttgatattaTCAGCTGGAAGTATCTTTGTAGTGTTGCTGCTAACTTAGTTGCTGCAATATGTCAGAGTTGAGTTAAATTTACTTTGTTCTGAAATTCTGATCCATGCCATTTAATAAAGTCTTAAGTTAAAGAGACCTTTATATGGACATTATTGTGAAGTCACAGCTAACATGAACAGATTGTTATGAGTCATTTAAATCCCATAATCAAGAAAACATCACTGGCTAATAATAAAGAGCATAGTTTGACAGTAAAGCATGCTCAGCGGCTACAGTCTGTAGCTCACATACACACTTCCTTTCACtctttattacataaaaacctCTAATAAGACTCGAGTGTTGGACTGGAGACCAGTCACATCTCTTGTCTTTAAGCCACAAGTCGAGTCTGCAgccttttattttctgtcttatgAAGTCTTGTCAGAGATTCtaagtttgatttaaatttgGGCTTTGACTGAGTTATTGTAATAGATGGTCAGTccaataaaaattattcaataCAGGATTATAGTTAATCTAACTATAGcataatataaaacaataaaactacaTGCTTAAAATACAGTTTGGAATTAAAATACAATTGTTACAGAAGGCAATATTAATATGAGCATCAGTTTATCTTAATCATATTAACAAGAACTACTTTTGATTTAGTTCTATTCCatattttgtctgtcttttatataacaaaaaataagattatCAATATGTTAGGGAAGATGATGTGAAGTGAATATTTATAGTCTATTTACCTTAAAACATGTTGTTGAAAACACTCTATCTAATGACACAGCAATTGTCAATCTGAACATGTACTATTCCGTAGCACTTAATTTTGAAGTGGAACAAAGTTGAGGCatagttttcaacatttttcaccaTTAAACATCTTACATCTGCAAGTTTTGGGGGGACTCGTTATCAGCAATGCACATCTACAGATAGAGCTTTTTGCCTATTGTTGCAAAATCTCTAAAGCTCACTCAGCGCAGATGTAGAGCATTTGTGAACCTCTCTTATCAAGTCTTCTCAGAGATTCTAAGTTTGATTTaaatctgggctttgactgggtcaACGTAACGGATGAATGTGCTTTGATCAAGACATTCTATTGTGTTGCTGGTTTTATGCTTATGGCCATTGCCCCGCTGGAAGGCTGGAAGTCTCAAGTTCTTTATAGCAGCTTTTCTTGCTGTCCTGTCGTGCATTTAGCTTGATCTAGCTTCACGTCAACTCTGAACATCTTCAGTGGTCCCCCGAAAGACTAGATTGCCCACAGCATGGTactgccaccatcatgtttctCAATGGGGtggtggtgtgttcagggtgatgtgtaGTGTTAATTCTCTGCTGTGAGTCAAATGACCAGTTTGGATGTAATCTTACCAGAACATCTTCTTCAACAAGTTATCTGTTTCCTCAACATGACTTGTGACAACTGTAAACTTTTCTCTACAGCGGGTTTCTTCTTGCCACTGTTCTATAAAGGTCGATTTTGTGAAGTATAAAGCTAATTATGACATAAAGATATAGTACTGATTAGTTATCATTAGCTATCCATAATGGTATTTGTCGCTTCAGTCAAATTCTATAGCCAGTGGGGTCAGTGAAGAGAattcaaatgtttacttttaattttctgtaagTTCAAAGGTTAAAATATCCTCCCTCTCCCCCCCacacatatttttctctttatttcattttagaaatCTTCAAGACTTTACTAGGAAATGAAATATATTGTCAAACGAACTGATGAAATGCTTAGCTTCTCAAATATGAAGAATAAAGCAGTTACTAGTGGTAACACATAGataaagtaacatttcagctaTTTGATAAGGTACATTATCAAATTGTACtatttaaagtacaaaaaaacatGACCTTTGCTCTCTTGCTAAAATCTGCTAATAGTAAGTCTTGTATTGACTTCCTTCAGGTGACAGGCCTTTCCAGTGCAACCAGTGCGGTGTATCGTTCACCCAGAAGGGGAACCTGTTGCGACACATTAAGCTGCACACAGGTGAAAAACCCTTCAAGTGCCCCTTCTGCAGCTATGCTTGCCGACGCCGTGATGCCCTCACTGGCCATCTTCGTACTCATGCTGGTAAGCTTTGTTCTCACCAGCGTGCTTCTCTTTTTTAACCAAACCATGTCTGCTACCTAGAAGAGACTGTTGCTGTGTCACCAGAAGTACTATGAAgataaacaaaagaagaagttgTAGTTTTATATTTAGAGAGACTAATGTTAATATTTCCCCTCTACATTTTAGGTCGTTATGTATAGTACAATCATTTTAGAGAGCATCAGATTATTAGTCCCAGATTTTTTCGGAAAAAGAAAGTATCGGGCTTATTTTGAATCTTTGTTTGCATTCCTCACATATTCTTCTTATATATTAGTGTGACTTACAGGCATGTGCAGGTTAAAGACCTGTGTTTTTCATGTCCACGTTGTAGACGTTGTGAATGCTTTGTGGTTAGGTTCCAAGGACATGCTGTTTCTCAGTTGCTTTTCTATAGACAGAGGAAACTGTTGAGAAACATATGTGGAGTGGTAGCAGTCTCTCTCAACTGTAACCCACTTTCCTATCAGAGGACGTGTTCTCCCCTCCATTGCGCCTTTGAAATCAAGGTCAGACAATACCGTCATTTCTGCCTGTGATGCCCGCACGGGCGTTACTCATACAAAGTCCTCCTTTTAGATGGAGGCAaaatttgtttctgtgtctgtgcCAATacaagtttttatatttttattttatattttttatattttgtttgacTGTCCTGCAAAAGTATTGCCTTCTGAATTATCTCACATTTGGTTTAAAATCACCAACTAGAGCGTTTTTTTACTGGGAGTGTACACCGAGATAAAGTCGCTTACTATTGTGATGTTGagaaaaattatgcatttttcaaATATGAATCAGGAAAGTGTTGATTGAATTTATATTTGGCCTCAATTAGTCAAAAACCACTTTTTGAAGCTTTACATTTTTGGGGGATTAATCTTTTGATAACTTACTATTACTTGCCAAATAGCTCAGGCTCTGTCAGATCTGATAGAGAGCATTTGTAAACACACATCTCGAGACCTATGCTTTGACTGGACTCTTCAtacacatgaatatgtttttgtcAAAACCATAATGATTATATGTTCGTGGTAATTGGTCTGCCGGAGGTTTAACCTCTACCCCAATTTCAATTCTGTTGCACCCTCTACCCCTATTTAGCCCCTTACTTCTTCCCCATCAACGCTTACggctttcttttaacaatgtgtgtgttgtttttcttttgtattggCACTGCACTTCCATAAGGGACCATGTTGTCAGATTCTGAGCTGTGtgatttctgcagctcttctACCATGTGTCTCATGGCTGCTTAATGCTTTCCCTCATCAATCTATCAGTCCAGGTGAAAGGCTATCCCTGTGAAGATCTGCCGTTTTGCTATGTTCTTGCTATATTCTTTCCATTTTCGCATGATGGATTCAACAGTGCACCATGAAATGTTCGTGTCTTGAGATAATGTTTTATATCATAACACTGCTTTAATTTCTCAGCAGCTTTATCCTAGATTAATCAAATGTTTGGTGTTGGTTAATTAACCTCTGGACCCgtgaaaaaacaagattaattCACACTTatgttgactttatttattaGTCGGAAACTTTTTAAGGCAGTTTCTTGCTttgctctggattttattttggattcagatttttttttaaaatatatatcttcTTCCTACAGTAATAGTGTTGGTTATTCACATGATATACTTTGAGATTTTTGGCTGTAACATATAAGTTTACAAGATATTACTCTTGCATTTCACCAGAGGCGTAATCGTAACAGTCTTCCCCTATATTTATCCTGGATCCTTTCTTTATCCAGGCTTAGTTTTAAAGGCTTGTAAAGGTGACAGCTCTGACTTGGTTCCCAGCCAGCAAGAACAggtttagctaaaaaaaaaaaaaaacataaaaaagaagagggaAAGCGAGAGAAAAACAGAGTAGTCAGTTGAGGAAAAAGTTAAGATAGTGACATTCAGTGAAGCAGGGAAACTGAAGACTGAACAGGGTGTTACACTGGAAGGTGGCATTTTTCACAGTAAGAATGTTGTTGTGAGACAATAACAGACAATACTGTGTATTGAGAGGGAAGCAGTTTTTCATTAGCAACTACATACCCCAATTTCTCATGTATTAGTCAAATGCAATCAGTGTAGTAAGTCTGAGCTTAAAGCATTTGCATAAATAAGAACAGCAGGTAAATGTGAGTTCTTCAGATCCTTCCAACATCTGCACAAGGTTGTGTGTGGGTGGTCAtataaatatgagaaaaaataaacaaaaaaataaaggatgagtaatgtgcaaaactttaattattattttttaattattgtgatacacagcaaagaaaaatattccCATGATAACCTTTCATTttgaagtagttcattattttaaaatattaattctgCAGTGCCACTATGTGGTCAATATTTTATGTTGCAGTAGGAatagaacaaaaaacatgtgCTTATGTAACACTAACAATGATAGTAtggttttgtcattttgtaacATGTGggcttatttttataaaaaaaaaagatcctccATCTAGACATTTATCtgggaaaaacagaaatatgattTACTGTAAGAGTAATATGCAGTTCTTACTCACTTCCTTtacatcatatttttattttagtaaacacACCTTTCTGCTTAACATAAAAAGCTCCTATGACAGTAGGTGAATCTGCCTCCAGGCATATGTgatgtggtgtgtgtgtgtgcaagcgcgcgtgtgtgtgtatgtgttacTGCCTTAGTGTCTCAGACTGAAACGTGCTTGGTTTCTCTGTTCTCACAGTACTAGATCACCCATACATCATTTTCTAGTAGTAGCTGTAAAAACTATACCAGGGAATGTCTGTCACAGCCAATCATAGTGTCTGGTTCTTAGTAGTAGACGTATGTGGCCACTACTTCACTCACTAACTCTCTTTATGAGTCAGTACCCTAATACAGGACACAGAACTATTGCCTCAGCAGTCTTCGTCTTGATGAGATCCCGTTTTATGCTGTGTTTTTATGCTGAGTTTTTAAGAAGGATTTACAACGGAACTTTTAAGTAAATGCTGCATTTGTCTTTCAAGTAAGCTCACCATTTATTGCCTATCTGGTTAAAAATATGATGTATTAAAACAATGTAGATTGGGTGACtgagaaatatgtgaaaaatgtgtccTCATCTTTCCATTTGaatgaactaaataaaacaaaagtggtATAATGAATCACACTCCACCTCTGTAGCAGTTGAACTTGGAGTTACTTTCCTACCATCACGGGATGCATGATCAACTCCGTTGTTTACTCATGCACTGCCACAGCAGTGGGAGTTTGCTTTGTGTGGCACAGACCAAAGTGTTTTGAAATAGAAACTACATGGCGCAACTACTGATGTCGCCCACAGCCTCTGTTTCAGTCTAGCAACAGTTGTGTGGAATCCTCACACTAGTAGTGGAACCTCCATGACCTCAGAAGATTATTTTTGCTTGGTTTATACTACTAACTATTCACAAGTTGTATTACTATTACACATACCTTTGTTGCTGCAGCTCCAGACTCTACACTCTATGCAGCTGTaactgaaacaaatattttctctattGATTACCCATTATTTCAGTTGGCAAACCACACAAGTGCAACTTCTGTGGACGGAGTTACAAACAACGGACATCTCTGGAGGAGCACAAAGAGCGTTGTCACAGTTACCTCAGCTTGGATCCTGGTGCCAACACAGGCCCTTACACAGGTAAATGTTAGAGTTGCACAGTGAAAACAGCTAATGACCGGAATTGATAGATGTTTATTCTGATCTGGTGTCCAGccagtttgaaactgaaaaagctcatttctatttctaataaataaatgcaccCTTTCTAAGCGCTATCTTTTCAGTCAGCTTTTGCTGAATGAAGAAAGCTATTTTCGGAATCAGTGAGGTTTTTGAAAATGCAGTCAGAGGAAGCACAAAGATGTAAGAAGCTATTTACAAGGACACTGTACTTTAACATGTCTTCTTATCTGCAATTCATCCAGGCTGTGAGAGAGTGAgcaagacttaaataaataaagagctgAACAGAACTtagtaaaatgttatttattatattaGATTAAGCTTCCGTCTTTTATATCTATGAATGAAATCCACATAAGATGTGCATTTGATCTTATACACGGAGGCTGATACATTTTCAAACGCGCATTGTGAAAGTGAATTGCACCGAGTGTGTTGTGAATGTGTCCTTTGTAATACTAACGCTGAAAACCTAGTTAATTGTTCATTTAATATGCTGAACTCCAcaatcatttttgtctgttcCTTAAATTGTTAGAAAACCTGTTTTACATTAGCTTTGCTCTCACATAACGACATGAGCTCTGATTATGACTAAAATGATTAAAGGAGTGTCCACAGTCAGAgggctgaaaagaaaagaaaaacaaacaaacaatcatatatatatatacatatatatatatatatatatatatatatatatatatatatatatatatatatatatatatatatatatatgtatatatatatatgattgaTTGTATATATATgattgttatatatatatatatatatatatatatatatatatatatatatatatatatatctgtgtgTGAAGTGGAACTCGCTGAAAAGTTTGTAAATGAAGATTaatgtaaatgaaaacatttttaaattaaatttcttataTTGTGAATTATATCCATCAAACAAATCcgattttcaaaaataaaattagaaaagttGTTAAAGAAGttgtgtatttttgtctaaatgcttaaatattttGTGACCTAGTTATTTCACACTTAAAACGTCCCTCTGTTTAAACCATTCCCTCCGAAATCTTTAGGTGAAGTTCCAAAAGGGGGCATGGCTGAGGCCGGCAGTATGCCAGCCTTCGATCGGCCACCTGTCATTGAAAGACTGCCCACTAACGTTGGCAAGAGGAAGAGCACTACACCTCAAAAATTTGTGGGTGGGTATTTTGTATATAGGTCAAATATCAGCAGCTTGATTTGTGGTGCTTATTTTAGAGGaactgttttataaatgtcaacattttgcatttcattaGCTGCTATCAACTTGCAtgacaatatatattttttcacttcAACACTAGTTACACAttagacatttttattgttgaaatacaaacattttaaaatttggatgttaaatggtttttttaattgttgtttaaGTGCACACTCAGTTAAGCTTTTGTTTGTCAGAattattgaaatgtatttaagtCTTATTCTTATTCAGCTCATTTCAACAATTTCATTTGGTAGTAACAATATAATCTTGacatatacatatttattttcaaagagaTTTTTCCCTCCCAGCTTTTGTGTCGCATCATATCCTTATAACACACAGCAACTATGAGCCCTATCTATgtgagatgttttctttttttatttgcaccaCTATTAGAGGAAGAGATTGAGCACGCAAAGGGCTCAAAGGCaaggaaatgtttttcactcTGTGGTTAGATACACCTGTAACTTATAACAAGTGAAAACAGCTTACCGCATCCCTGTTCTGGAGGGGTTAAACAGTGCAATAGTAGCAGGATGGGGCTTTCCACCCCATTAGACAACAACATATagcacaaaatgtgaaaaacaagagATGAAATAGCAGCATAATTCACGTTTGATGGTCTAGAAAGGAAATATAAAACCATACTCAGATTTTTGCTAACTGTTTGGCTTTCCAGATTGTCATTTAAGGGAAAGCTTTCCcttaatttatgtttcttttctgtaaGTGTGAGTTattgttaaaattaattttaaattatgtatttatttgcaggaGAAAAGCTTCGCTACAGCTACCCTGATATCGGCTATCATGAGATGCGCTTGAAATATGAAAATCATCCTGAATTGATACCACCCCACATGATGGACCAGGCTATCAACAATGCCATGACATACTTGGGATCAGATAGCCTCCGTCCTATGCTCCACCATCCAGGTCCATCTGTATCTATGGCTGAGGTTGTTCCCATTGTCAATCCCCTGTATCACCATGTTCTACCATTTAGCCAGCAACCAGAGCGTCCAGGAAACTGCGAAACACTTCCACCACATCCACCCCAATCCCAAGAATTTCCGAGCCACCCCACTTCGAATGGCCCTACGTCCTTAACTCGGCAGAACAAGCAACCTCAGGCATCACAGGAGGAATCAGCAAGCAACAGCGGCGTTGATTCGGCTGACTCGGCTCGAAGCAGCCCTCAGGAAAGGCAGGGGTACCTGAACTCCAGCGCAGCTGCAGTCCTCAGGTCACGAGCCAGTCCAGTTGTGGGCTCTGGTGAGCGAGTTATTGATGCGTCACCCAGGAGTGGGACAGGAGTGGGAACAGGGATGATGCGTTTGGCAACAGAGCGGCCAATGGGCCATGAAGGGGTGCGGGTGTTCGCTCGAGACGGCCACGAGCTGCGAGCCTTTCAGTGTGAACACTGTCGACTGCTCTTTCTGGACCACGTCATGTACACCATCCACATGGGTTGCCACGGTTACAGAGATCCCCTGGAGTGCAACATCTGTGGTCACCGAAGCAAAGATCGCTATGAGTTCTCTTCGCACATAGTTCGAGGGGAGCACACTTTCCATTAAAAGGGACAAAAGGGAAGCAAGCGGGAAGCTTTGGGAAAAAGACAAGCATTAACCTGCTACCCATCCCTTCCCTGTGAAAGTGCATAAAACAGTGACACTGTAGGCAAGTGTAGCACAATCAAAGACTACTTTTTAAGCTACTGGTTGTAAATTGGAGCTGTTGAACAATCACATGAAGGTATGGGCCAAAGACTTATTTTGTACTTATTTAACTAACTTAGaacaaagaaggttttttttcctcttttttaaccAATTAATTGTTTATGAGAGCAGCTGCCAGCTTTTTGcccgttttttattttaattttacattttagcttTTGAGTTTTAAAGTTTGTTCAGCTGCAAAACTCACTGTTACATAGTCATGTACCATGAAGACtcaataaaatgtaagaaaaatggAAAGTAGCTTAGACCAATCTCACCAGTGCATTACTGAACTGACTGTGGAAATttagaacaaaaagagaaaggtgtaatttaattaaaataagatGAGAGGAGACATGCCAGTCCCACTGGCAACACAATGGCCACACAATGTCAAAGTAGTTTTataatcaaatacattttagaagTGAAAATGTAacgtttttaaaattatacaaCAGATTTCAAAAGGATATTCTGTTATACATGTACATCAGTGTCAATCTGAATTAATCCATGGATCCTTTGGTAATTGGATGTGCTTCTtagagaaaaatgacaaaaaccaaCAAACCTATCATCCTATGCTGACATTGGGAGGTGCTGTTCTTCTTTACACATTAATACCatggttttatttctgtttaaaccTTCATGACCTCAAAAAACAGCTTGTATTTCAAttcaatatttgcattttaaaactttttttttcccaatactGGTTTGTGATGTGCAAATTCAATTATCAAGGTATTCATGGTCCCAAATCTCATCATTCCAAACTTGTAGTTatactgtaaaaatatgaaaacagaatttttgGACACAT carries:
- the ikzf2 gene encoding zinc finger protein Helios isoform X1, with protein sequence MQESQAERKKERKRKKNIEQEKHALPQWQQKWPYTLLVAKELFFRTSEEMEMETSEDYSTSNGQCSSGKEDSRMVVDMSPPNVPAHPQGPNSPNEVAIKQEEDLVEDGDNSSTAPEEMGHPGDEGATPEESTTSSPHNGQDGSGPNAPSDAGIRQQNGDRPFQCNQCGVSFTQKGNLLRHIKLHTGEKPFKCPFCSYACRRRDALTGHLRTHAVGKPHKCNFCGRSYKQRTSLEEHKERCHSYLSLDPGANTGPYTGEVPKGGMAEAGSMPAFDRPPVIERLPTNVGKRKSTTPQKFVGEKLRYSYPDIGYHEMRLKYENHPELIPPHMMDQAINNAMTYLGSDSLRPMLHHPGPSVSMAEVVPIVNPLYHHVLPFSQQPERPGNCETLPPHPPQSQEFPSHPTSNGPTSLTRQNKQPQASQEESASNSGVDSADSARSSPQERQGYLNSSAAAVLRSRASPVVGSGERVIDASPRSGTGVGTGMMRLATERPMGHEGVRVFARDGHELRAFQCEHCRLLFLDHVMYTIHMGCHGYRDPLECNICGHRSKDRYEFSSHIVRGEHTFH
- the ikzf2 gene encoding zinc finger protein Helios isoform X3; protein product: MEMETSEDYSTSNGQCSSGKEDSRMVVDMSPPNVPAHPQGPNSPNEVAIKQEEDLVEDGDNSSTAPEEMGHPGDEGATPEESTTSSPHNGQDGSGPNAPSDAGIRQQNGDRPFQCNQCGVSFTQKGNLLRHIKLHTGEKPFKCPFCSYACRRRDALTGHLRTHAVGKPHKCNFCGRSYKQRTSLEEHKERCHSYLSLDPGANTGPYTGEVPKGGMAEAGSMPAFDRPPVIERLPTNVGKRKSTTPQKFVGEKLRYSYPDIGYHEMRLKYENHPELIPPHMMDQAINNAMTYLGSDSLRPMLHHPGPSVSMAEVVPIVNPLYHHVLPFSQQPERPGNCETLPPHPPQSQEFPSHPTSNGPTSLTRQNKQPQASQEESASNSGVDSADSARSSPQERQGYLNSSAAAVLRSRASPVVGSGERVIDASPRSGTGVGTGMMRLATERPMGHEGVRVFARDGHELRAFQCEHCRLLFLDHVMYTIHMGCHGYRDPLECNICGHRSKDRYEFSSHIVRGEHTFH
- the ikzf2 gene encoding zinc finger protein Helios isoform X2, whose amino-acid sequence is MVHLCQTRLLLEKQENVTSEEMEMETSEDYSTSNGQCSSGKEDSRMVVDMSPPNVPAHPQGPNSPNEVAIKQEEDLVEDGDNSSTAPEEMGHPGDEGATPEESTTSSPHNGQDGSGPNAPSDAGIRQQNGDRPFQCNQCGVSFTQKGNLLRHIKLHTGEKPFKCPFCSYACRRRDALTGHLRTHAVGKPHKCNFCGRSYKQRTSLEEHKERCHSYLSLDPGANTGPYTGEVPKGGMAEAGSMPAFDRPPVIERLPTNVGKRKSTTPQKFVGEKLRYSYPDIGYHEMRLKYENHPELIPPHMMDQAINNAMTYLGSDSLRPMLHHPGPSVSMAEVVPIVNPLYHHVLPFSQQPERPGNCETLPPHPPQSQEFPSHPTSNGPTSLTRQNKQPQASQEESASNSGVDSADSARSSPQERQGYLNSSAAAVLRSRASPVVGSGERVIDASPRSGTGVGTGMMRLATERPMGHEGVRVFARDGHELRAFQCEHCRLLFLDHVMYTIHMGCHGYRDPLECNICGHRSKDRYEFSSHIVRGEHTFH